A single genomic interval of Legionella israelensis harbors:
- a CDS encoding amino acid permease, with amino-acid sequence MPDSKLVGGLLLIVGTSIGGGMLALPVSTAAVGFANSIVFLFLCWLVMTAGALLVLEVNLRLPAGSNMISMAKSTLGLPGQVIAWMTYLFLLYTLLAAYISGGSDVFNGLLHKINVHLSDAWAAVLFTALFGLIVYSGIRSVDYVNRGLMFGKLGVYLLLVIIISPHVSPKFLTGGSSLAITGSLMILVTSFGFASIVPSLREYFEDDVRALRKAILLGSLIPLTCYILWDAVIMGVVARDGQYGLLALMQSEHATSGLSDALSHAVRSNSISAFFGVFSSVCMLTAFLGVSLGLFDFLADGLKLGKSGQQGKFTLALTFLPPLLLVLVKPGIYLQALSYAGICCVILLLLLPTIMAWRGRKTCTGEVMPMIPGGNLSLSLLMLIAVFLLFISL; translated from the coding sequence GTGCCAGATTCAAAACTTGTCGGTGGACTTTTACTCATTGTAGGGACTTCAATAGGCGGCGGCATGCTGGCACTTCCTGTTTCGACGGCTGCAGTCGGTTTTGCCAATTCCATAGTTTTTCTTTTCTTATGTTGGCTTGTTATGACGGCAGGGGCCTTACTGGTACTTGAAGTCAATTTACGTCTGCCCGCCGGTAGCAACATGATTTCCATGGCCAAATCGACTCTTGGTCTGCCTGGTCAGGTCATTGCCTGGATGACTTATCTTTTTCTTCTTTACACCTTACTTGCAGCCTATATTTCAGGCGGTAGTGATGTTTTCAACGGTTTGCTTCATAAAATCAATGTTCATCTTTCAGATGCATGGGCAGCGGTTCTTTTTACCGCTTTATTTGGACTCATTGTCTACAGCGGCATACGCTCCGTTGATTATGTCAATCGTGGCCTAATGTTTGGAAAGCTTGGCGTTTATTTGCTGTTGGTTATCATCATCAGCCCGCACGTATCACCTAAATTTTTAACGGGCGGCTCATCTCTTGCCATCACAGGCAGTCTGATGATTTTAGTGACCTCCTTTGGGTTTGCTTCCATTGTACCAAGCCTTCGTGAGTATTTTGAAGATGATGTGCGGGCATTGCGAAAGGCCATTCTTTTAGGATCTTTAATTCCTTTAACCTGCTACATTCTCTGGGATGCCGTCATTATGGGTGTGGTGGCGAGGGATGGGCAATATGGTTTGCTGGCCTTGATGCAGTCAGAACATGCCACCAGTGGTTTAAGTGATGCTTTAAGTCATGCAGTCCGCAGTAATTCCATCAGTGCTTTTTTTGGTGTATTCAGCTCAGTATGTATGCTAACTGCTTTTCTTGGCGTGTCCCTTGGGCTTTTTGATTTTCTTGCCGATGGTTTGAAGCTTGGAAAAAGCGGACAACAAGGTAAGTTTACTCTGGCCTTAACTTTTCTTCCGCCCTTATTACTGGTATTGGTCAAACCTGGAATTTACTTACAGGCTTTAAGTTATGCAGGAATCTGCTGTGTCATTTTATTATTGCTTCTACCCACCATCATGGCCTGGAGGGGTCGTAAAACATGCACAGGAGAGGTGATGCCTATGATACCCGGCGGCAACCTCAGCTTATCACTGTTGATGTTGATAGCGGTTTTCTTATTGTTTATTTCCCTATAA
- a CDS encoding S8 family serine peptidase, whose protein sequence is MKCKLGLLGLILFIFIFQTQAADTTSIRFIVKYKKSPPSLLSLQTQLKQITGLSVDSLSPMAGGAYSVRFNIPSSIKDLQQHSDPSEILLRNLRKNPDVLYAVKDRVGYFKPLPETESKPYENVLSHDVQWDEFTPPAGIMLESAPGRRDGAWAYTTGQAKKPVVVAVLDTGVEPNDSLMPNLIKDKNGSIWGWNFAGNNRNLSDETASYHGTHVSGTIAGYGDVMMGMGEHLKVLTVKIPDASGMFYESSVINGIYWAVGGDVPGIPENPYPAKVLNMSFGVDEAPGKEIDHCDEALQEAIKFARSQGAVIVVAAGNDNRWEHYNAPAVCNGTVKVASTGPEGYRAYYSNYGPGVTLAAPGGDKRYGDTGGILSTVNQGGGYHHSGFAFYQGTSMASPHVAGVAGLLFAINDSLLPRDIEQILYTTTHDFGQTEDSNRSCVGKKPCGHGILDAESAVLTTLTGYELLLSAPSISESTLASCSNGLFKPAKEKIEAKNAVWEAINTSCESADDFRHPLIQQMKDGKILAFYGKTTYQLDQSGFKKCQVIGYDGVGCFH, encoded by the coding sequence ATGAAATGCAAATTGGGATTGCTGGGACTCATCTTGTTCATTTTTATTTTTCAGACACAGGCTGCAGATACAACAAGTATTCGTTTCATTGTAAAATATAAAAAATCGCCTCCAAGCCTGTTAAGCCTTCAGACTCAACTTAAACAAATAACTGGATTATCGGTTGATTCTCTGTCGCCAATGGCAGGCGGTGCCTATAGCGTTCGTTTTAACATACCCTCGTCGATAAAAGATTTGCAACAGCATAGTGATCCAAGCGAAATCCTATTACGCAATCTGAGGAAAAACCCTGATGTTTTGTATGCCGTGAAAGACAGAGTAGGGTATTTTAAACCTTTACCTGAAACAGAAAGCAAACCTTACGAAAATGTGCTCTCTCATGATGTGCAGTGGGATGAGTTTACGCCTCCGGCTGGGATCATGCTGGAATCAGCGCCTGGTCGACGCGATGGTGCCTGGGCTTATACCACCGGTCAGGCTAAAAAGCCTGTTGTGGTAGCGGTTTTAGATACAGGAGTAGAGCCTAATGACAGTCTCATGCCCAATTTAATAAAAGATAAAAACGGTAGTATTTGGGGGTGGAATTTTGCCGGTAATAATAGAAACCTTTCCGATGAAACAGCGTCTTATCATGGAACTCATGTTTCTGGAACCATCGCTGGATATGGTGATGTGATGATGGGAATGGGTGAGCACCTTAAAGTATTGACCGTTAAAATACCTGATGCCTCAGGAATGTTTTATGAAAGTTCTGTAATAAATGGTATTTATTGGGCTGTTGGCGGGGATGTGCCCGGAATTCCTGAAAATCCCTATCCGGCGAAAGTCCTTAATATGAGTTTTGGAGTAGATGAAGCGCCGGGTAAGGAAATTGATCATTGTGATGAAGCCTTGCAGGAAGCCATTAAATTTGCTCGAAGCCAGGGAGCCGTTATTGTAGTTGCTGCTGGAAATGATAATCGTTGGGAACACTATAATGCGCCTGCTGTATGCAACGGTACTGTTAAAGTGGCTTCTACAGGTCCTGAGGGTTATCGCGCCTATTATTCCAATTATGGTCCTGGGGTAACTCTGGCAGCGCCTGGAGGTGACAAACGATATGGAGACACAGGCGGTATTTTATCCACAGTCAATCAGGGTGGCGGCTATCATCATTCCGGTTTTGCCTTTTATCAGGGAACCAGTATGGCTTCACCCCACGTTGCCGGTGTCGCAGGCCTGCTGTTTGCGATAAATGATTCTTTATTACCGCGGGATATTGAACAGATACTGTATACCACAACGCATGATTTTGGCCAAACCGAGGACAGCAACAGATCCTGTGTAGGTAAAAAACCTTGTGGTCACGGTATTCTCGATGCAGAAAGCGCAGTTTTAACAACGCTTACCGGTTATGAGCTATTGTTATCCGCCCCTTCTATTTCTGAATCAACCTTGGCATCTTGCTCAAACGGTTTATTTAAACCAGCGAAGGAAAAAATAGAAGCCAAAAATGCTGTATGGGAAGCCATCAATACTAGTTGTGAGTCTGCAGATGATTTTCGCCATCCCCTTATCCAGCAAATGAAGGATGGAAAAATCCTTGCTTTTTATGGAAAAACAACCTATCAGCTGGATCAATCCGGATTTAAAAAATGCCAGGTTATTGGATATGATGGTGTGGGTTGTTTTCATTAA
- a CDS encoding GNAT family N-acetyltransferase — translation MTNSTFKIRLMPFEQLDLQMLYDILAMRNRVFIVEQNCPYQDIDYEDQNALHLLIHDKDQLIAYARVFINETEKKASFGRVLTAPSHRGKKISKQLLQFLMNYFNKHCPSYDISISAQYYLLDFYRSFGFIEQGKSYDLDGIQHVDMVKPHE, via the coding sequence ATGACAAACAGTACATTTAAAATCCGACTGATGCCTTTTGAACAACTTGATCTGCAAATGCTGTATGATATTCTGGCCATGAGAAACAGGGTATTTATTGTGGAGCAAAATTGCCCATATCAAGATATTGATTATGAAGATCAGAACGCCTTGCATCTTTTAATCCATGATAAAGATCAACTCATCGCCTATGCCCGTGTTTTTATCAATGAAACCGAGAAAAAAGCAAGTTTTGGACGCGTACTGACAGCCCCTTCTCATCGGGGAAAAAAAATCAGCAAACAATTGCTACAATTTTTAATGAATTATTTTAACAAACATTGTCCCTCTTATGATATTTCAATTTCTGCACAATATTATCTCCTGGATTTTTATCGCTCCTTTGGTTTTATCGAGCAAGGAAAATCTTATGATCTCGATGGCATCCAGCATGTTGACATGGTAAAGCCCCATGAATGA
- a CDS encoding tetratricopeptide repeat protein, translating into MNENLDTLFAKARQFQYESQLPQAIQCYQQILEENPEHLSALNYIALAYAQLGDMEEAIRYLKRALKQDPDQASLHNNIANAYRNINDLRTAIQHYQQAIQLAPDYAQAHNNLAAIYDLQGNFHQALRHYKQAVHAEPDFTAAHFNLGLLLLKKHELRAAKTQFRNVLTLNPEHLDARFLSGVLYLEDEQLSEAEKAFKQVLDMNQEHVEAITNLGVIALKRNKAQEAIHYFTQALALNNEHIEARNNLASTFMHHDRFENALMHYDELLKKEPDNIEYHYNSGVAQMALGHLNEAIEHFEHILSLNDAHFAALNNLAAIYIRLDDKEKARSLLKRAVQANPKDAASRHMLQALLGEAVNASYSPEYANHLFNNYALYYDQHMQSRLNYAVPQQIGKVLHQLNVLSVNNVLDLGCGTGLSGVVLREISQLLTGVDISAKMLAQAKEKQIYDQLIEAELIQFLKKDKQYYDLIVAADVLPYFGELQTLFTLIHQRLEQEGLFIFTTEISTDKPWQLQTSARFSHQAEYIESLCNSLNFSVESRQVITARLQEKADLKVYLYVIRKL; encoded by the coding sequence ATGAATGAAAATCTTGATACGCTTTTTGCCAAAGCCAGACAGTTTCAATACGAGAGTCAATTGCCTCAGGCCATTCAATGTTACCAACAAATCTTAGAAGAGAATCCTGAACATTTGTCGGCCTTAAATTACATAGCTCTTGCCTATGCACAGCTTGGAGATATGGAAGAGGCCATCAGATATTTAAAACGGGCCTTAAAACAGGACCCAGATCAAGCCAGCCTGCATAATAACATCGCCAATGCCTACCGTAACATAAATGATTTAAGGACAGCCATTCAGCATTACCAGCAAGCCATTCAACTGGCTCCGGATTATGCCCAGGCCCATAATAATTTAGCCGCCATTTATGATCTGCAAGGGAATTTTCATCAAGCCTTGCGACATTATAAACAGGCCGTGCATGCTGAGCCTGATTTTACAGCCGCTCATTTTAATCTAGGATTATTACTGCTTAAAAAGCATGAATTGCGCGCGGCCAAAACTCAATTCCGAAATGTATTGACGCTGAATCCCGAACACCTTGATGCCCGCTTTTTATCCGGTGTTTTATACCTTGAAGATGAGCAGTTATCGGAAGCAGAAAAAGCTTTTAAACAGGTCTTAGACATGAATCAGGAACATGTAGAAGCCATTACCAACCTTGGGGTCATCGCCTTGAAACGAAACAAGGCTCAGGAAGCCATTCATTATTTTACTCAGGCCTTGGCTCTGAACAATGAACATATAGAAGCACGAAATAACCTCGCTTCCACTTTTATGCACCATGATCGGTTTGAAAATGCCTTAATGCATTATGATGAGCTTTTAAAAAAAGAGCCTGATAATATTGAATATCATTATAATTCTGGTGTGGCGCAAATGGCTCTTGGACATTTGAACGAGGCCATTGAGCATTTTGAGCACATTCTAAGTCTTAATGACGCTCATTTTGCCGCGCTTAACAATCTTGCCGCCATTTACATCCGACTTGATGATAAGGAAAAAGCACGCTCCCTCCTTAAGCGCGCTGTACAAGCCAATCCCAAAGATGCTGCCAGTCGCCACATGCTCCAGGCATTGCTTGGAGAAGCCGTCAATGCTTCATACAGTCCTGAATATGCCAATCATCTTTTTAATAACTATGCCCTATATTATGATCAGCATATGCAAAGCCGTTTGAATTATGCCGTTCCTCAACAAATTGGCAAAGTATTGCATCAATTAAATGTTTTATCGGTGAATAATGTTTTGGATCTGGGCTGCGGAACAGGCTTATCCGGTGTGGTTTTGCGTGAGATAAGCCAGCTCTTAACCGGTGTTGATATCTCTGCTAAAATGCTGGCACAGGCGAAGGAAAAACAAATATATGATCAGCTCATAGAGGCTGAACTGATACAATTTTTAAAGAAAGACAAGCAATATTATGACTTGATTGTTGCTGCCGATGTATTACCTTATTTTGGCGAACTTCAAACTTTATTTACTTTGATTCATCAACGTCTGGAGCAAGAAGGTTTATTTATATTCACCACTGAAATCAGCACAGACAAACCGTGGCAATTGCAGACAAGTGCCCGTTTCAGTCATCAGGCCGAATATATTGAATCGCTCTGTAATTCCTTAAATTTCTCCGTCGAGAGCCGACAAGTTATAACCGCAAGATTACAGGAAAAAGCCGATCTGAAAGTATATTTATATGTTATCCGCAAATTATAG
- a CDS encoding ABC transporter permease has translation MKIRIPHHLLAVIVKEFIQMRRDKGTFALLMGVPLMQLILFGYAINTNPRSLPTAIVNDDHSVFSRRILKSMENSTYFKFISPQSSEKEARELLKKGQASFVVNFPVNFSRDLVKGLRPQLLLEADATDPAATSRAISVFSDLAFLTLNEELTGPLKDLIVNKPPYEPVVHAIYNPLAITSYNIVPGLLGVVLTMTMVIITSLAITKEYERGTMENLLATPLKPLEVMIGKILPYIIVGYLQVLLILFLSKLLFDIPIEGSILLLLFFCLPFIVANLAVGLTFSTLASNQLQAIQGSVFFFLPSILLSGFMFPFRGMPEWAQWVGSVLPLTHFLVIVRGILLKGNGFMDVWARVIPIIIFMVVVMLISFSRYRKTLD, from the coding sequence TTGAAGATAAGGATTCCACACCACCTGCTTGCTGTCATCGTTAAGGAATTTATTCAAATGCGCCGTGATAAAGGAACGTTTGCCTTGCTCATGGGGGTGCCTTTAATGCAGTTGATTTTATTTGGTTATGCCATTAACACCAATCCGCGTTCACTACCTACAGCGATTGTGAATGATGATCACAGCGTTTTCAGCCGCAGGATTTTAAAGAGCATGGAAAACTCCACTTATTTTAAATTTATTAGCCCACAATCGAGTGAAAAAGAAGCACGCGAATTATTAAAAAAAGGACAGGCATCTTTTGTGGTGAATTTTCCGGTTAATTTTTCCCGTGATCTGGTTAAAGGGTTAAGACCTCAACTTTTACTTGAAGCCGATGCCACGGATCCTGCCGCAACCAGCCGCGCTATTTCTGTGTTCAGCGATCTTGCTTTTCTTACATTAAATGAGGAACTGACCGGTCCATTAAAAGACCTCATTGTCAATAAGCCTCCTTACGAGCCCGTCGTTCATGCCATATACAATCCCCTGGCAATTACTTCTTACAATATTGTTCCAGGTTTATTAGGTGTGGTATTGACCATGACCATGGTGATCATCACCTCATTGGCGATCACCAAGGAATATGAACGCGGTACCATGGAGAATCTGCTGGCCACACCATTGAAACCGCTGGAAGTGATGATCGGTAAAATCTTACCTTATATTATTGTTGGTTATCTGCAGGTTTTATTGATTTTATTTTTATCGAAACTCTTGTTTGATATACCCATAGAAGGCAGTATTCTTCTCTTATTGTTTTTCTGCCTACCGTTTATTGTTGCCAATCTTGCCGTGGGGCTGACTTTTTCCACTCTGGCCTCAAATCAATTGCAGGCCATTCAAGGCTCTGTGTTTTTCTTTCTGCCTTCCATTTTACTGTCAGGTTTCATGTTCCCCTTTCGCGGCATGCCGGAATGGGCCCAATGGGTAGGGAGTGTACTGCCTTTGACTCATTTTTTAGTCATTGTGCGCGGCATTCTTTTAAAAGGAAACGGCTTTATGGACGTGTGGGCGAGAGTCATTCCCATCATTATCTTTATGGTAGTGGTGATGCTGATTAGTTTCAGCCGCTATCGTAAGACTTTGGATTGA
- the rdgB gene encoding RdgB/HAM1 family non-canonical purine NTP pyrophosphatase yields MKELILATGNKGKISELTALLAPIKCIQQVSLGIPEAKETGATFIENALLKARHASSLSHRPALADDSGLVVHALQGEPGIYSARYAGKDATNTENIKKLLKQLEDTPDEQRSAYFYCAIVLIQHASDPAPLIATGKLNGFITRQPAGSEGFGYDPVFYIPSQECTAAQLPSRIKNSISHRAQALAKLREQL; encoded by the coding sequence ATGAAAGAACTTATTCTCGCGACAGGCAATAAAGGTAAAATTTCAGAGTTAACTGCTCTTTTAGCTCCTATAAAATGTATTCAGCAAGTTTCTTTAGGCATTCCTGAGGCCAAAGAAACCGGGGCAACATTTATTGAAAATGCCCTTCTCAAAGCTCGACATGCATCATCCCTTAGCCATAGGCCTGCCTTGGCAGATGATTCCGGCTTGGTGGTTCATGCTCTTCAAGGTGAACCTGGCATTTATTCTGCACGTTATGCAGGAAAGGATGCTACTAATACAGAGAACATTAAAAAATTACTTAAACAGCTTGAAGATACACCCGATGAACAACGATCAGCTTATTTTTATTGTGCTATTGTTCTCATCCAGCATGCCTCTGATCCCGCTCCGTTGATTGCCACTGGCAAATTAAACGGCTTTATTACCCGGCAACCGGCAGGCTCTGAAGGGTTTGGCTATGATCCTGTTTTTTATATTCCTTCTCAGGAATGTACGGCAGCACAGTTGCCATCTCGAATTAAAAACAGCATCAGTCACAGAGCACAGGCTTTAGCAAAATTGCGCGAACAATTATGA
- a CDS encoding DEAD/DEAH box helicase: MTQESLTFSSLNLSNELLKTLEEMKFHTPSAIQAKTIPPLLEGKDVIGLAQTGTGKTAAFALPILQGLSDKIKNTQALILTPTRELAIQVADQIETLSRYQKNSTVAILCGGQDYRRQLKQLRDGAKVVVGTPGRILDHIERGSLQLGQLSTFVLDEADEMLRMGFIEDVETILAQLPEKKQMALFSATMPSRIRHIAQNYLNDPVSIEIQSKTATVKTIEQKFLFASGTQKSAALLRVLAVEDFQGVIVFVKTKSSTEEVAQVLQQQNYRAMAIHGDISQNQREYIITQFRQGTIDILVATDVAARGLDVDRITHVINFDIPFDCETYVHRIGRTGRAGRSGTAVLFVTPKETRMLNMIERHTRQRIEKMFIPDDRQIKTARKKKFMAKITERLQHENIKDYLSLIEEYITVQPTTSAMHVAAALALLANQDESLQEELRLPQVSDPVKDKPRKHKADRSYSEDKPSRSTRRSNRERSSGDPQQDQDLFRIDIGRVHGVKPGNIVGAIANEAGLLGRQISGLKIHADHSTVRLPKGLPKNIVKDLTKAWVCGRQLNLSLIDKA; the protein is encoded by the coding sequence ATGACTCAAGAATCGCTCACATTTTCCTCGCTTAATTTGTCCAATGAATTGTTAAAAACCCTGGAAGAAATGAAGTTTCATACACCTTCTGCCATTCAAGCAAAAACCATCCCACCCTTACTTGAAGGAAAAGATGTCATTGGGCTTGCGCAAACAGGCACGGGAAAAACCGCCGCTTTTGCTCTGCCCATTCTGCAAGGTTTATCAGATAAAATAAAAAACACCCAGGCTCTAATATTGACACCGACACGTGAATTGGCCATACAGGTGGCTGACCAAATTGAAACGTTAAGCCGTTATCAGAAAAATTCCACCGTAGCAATCCTTTGTGGCGGACAGGATTACCGACGTCAGTTAAAACAACTTCGTGACGGCGCCAAAGTGGTCGTGGGGACCCCTGGCAGAATACTTGATCATATTGAGCGTGGCAGTTTGCAACTTGGGCAATTGTCAACTTTTGTTCTAGATGAAGCCGATGAAATGTTACGCATGGGATTTATCGAAGATGTCGAAACCATCCTCGCCCAATTACCTGAAAAAAAACAAATGGCTTTATTTTCTGCCACCATGCCTTCCCGCATTCGTCATATTGCGCAAAATTATTTAAATGACCCAGTCTCTATTGAAATTCAGTCTAAAACAGCGACAGTAAAAACCATAGAACAAAAATTTTTATTTGCCTCTGGCACTCAAAAATCAGCCGCGTTGCTGAGAGTTCTGGCCGTAGAAGATTTTCAGGGCGTTATTGTCTTTGTCAAAACAAAAAGCAGTACAGAAGAAGTGGCTCAAGTTCTGCAGCAGCAAAATTATCGCGCCATGGCCATTCACGGTGACATCAGTCAAAATCAGCGTGAGTATATCATCACTCAGTTTCGCCAGGGCACTATTGATATCCTTGTAGCCACCGATGTTGCAGCGCGAGGACTCGACGTCGACCGTATAACGCATGTCATTAATTTTGATATCCCTTTTGATTGTGAAACTTATGTGCATCGAATCGGTCGTACAGGCAGAGCCGGGCGCAGCGGGACAGCTGTTTTGTTTGTGACCCCCAAGGAAACCCGCATGCTGAATATGATCGAGCGACATACTCGCCAGCGCATTGAAAAAATGTTCATCCCTGATGATCGTCAAATCAAAACAGCGCGAAAAAAGAAGTTTATGGCAAAAATTACCGAGCGTTTGCAGCATGAGAATATTAAAGATTATTTGTCTTTGATTGAAGAATACATCACCGTTCAGCCTACTACTTCCGCCATGCATGTTGCAGCTGCCTTAGCCTTACTGGCTAATCAGGATGAATCGTTGCAGGAAGAGCTGAGGCTGCCTCAAGTCTCTGACCCTGTAAAAGATAAACCGCGAAAACACAAAGCAGATCGTTCTTATTCAGAAGACAAACCTTCACGTTCGACCCGTCGCTCAAATCGTGAGAGAAGCAGTGGTGATCCCCAGCAAGACCAGGATCTTTTTCGCATTGACATCGGCAGGGTCCATGGAGTCAAACCAGGAAATATCGTTGGCGCTATTGCCAATGAAGCAGGGCTTTTAGGAAGACAAATCAGTGGATTAAAAATTCATGCCGATCACTCAACTGTACGTTTACCTAAAGGATTACCCAAAAACATAGTCAAAGATCTGACCAAAGCCTGGGTCTGTGGCCGACAACTTAATCTTAGCTTAATTGATAAGGCTTAA